AATTGCCGCCACCTCGAAGGCGACCGGCACGCCACCGCGCGGCAGCGCCATCACCAGCGGATCGGCAATGCCTTCGCGCGCTATCGCCGCGGCAAGCCGCCGGCCCGCATCGACCCGGTCTGCAAAGCAAAGGCTCTCATGGGACATGGCGCACGCTCCGGATCATCGTCTGACAGGTTGAACCGATGCACATCATGAGGGGCGACCGGCCATTCAGGCTGCATGGATCGATCGAGAACCTGGTCCAACCGGGATATATGGCCGCCATCGAAAATTTACGTCGCAACCAATGCGAGAAAGAAAGTCAAACCGCTCAAATTGCAGCGAATTTGGCCGGCCTTCGTTAACACGGCGACGCTACGAATTTGATCACGCATACCGCTGGCTCGAAAGCCATCCGCTTCATTTTAGCACGACAGGCCGTTTCGAAATGAGCATTTTCCCTGCCATATCGGTCATTGCGCAGCTGGCACTCCTGTCCGCCCTTCTACGCCTGCGAAGCTCCGAGACAGCCGCCCGAGACTTCTCGATCGCCTGCGCACTATCGGCGATTGCAACGCTTCTCCTGATGGCGTCGACGTCGTTCAGCATGCCGATTGTCGCGATGCCCGGTTATGCGGCGATGATTGCTGCGTTTTTCGGCTTTCTTATTGGCCTTCGCCGGCTGTTGGCCTCATCGGTCCCAATCGGCGTCTGTGCCGCGCTCGCACTTGCGGCAGCGGCGGCCGGCCTTCTTATCGACCCGGGCGGACAGGGCAGCCTCGCCGGAAGGTTGATCGTGATCGCAGGCTGCGGCGCGGCTCTGCTCGCCGTCATCGGCCTGCCGATCCTCGAGAGGCGGGCGAATGACAAGCGGGCGATCCGCACCGGCGCAATCGGCTTGCTGACGGTCGCCTTTACGGGGCTCGTTCACGCCCTGGGGTTCGCGCCCCAAACCTCCCTTGGCCTCTCCGCCTCCCCCGCATCGCTCATCTTCGACTTCTCGCTCGTCTTCCTGCAGCTATTCTTCCTTCCCGCTCTCTTCGTCGCAGTTATCCTTACGATCGAGAATCGCGTTATCGCCAACCTGAGAACGTTGCTCGCACGCGACCCCTTGACGGGGGCGCTGTCGCGCAGAGCGCTCATCGAAGACGGCGAACGGACCATCGCCGACTGCCTTGCCCATCATCGTCCGGCTGCCTTCCTCCAGCTTGACCTCGATTATTTCAAGCAGATCAACGACCATTACGGCCACGCCTGCGGCGACATGGCGCTCGCCCATTTCGTCGCGACGGTTTCCGCGTTTCTCGATGGGCGCGGTATCTTCGGACGGATTGGCGGGGAGGAATTCGGGATCGTGCTGCCGGACCATACCGAAGAGCAGGCAGCCGCCGTCGCCGAAGCGATCTGCCGCGCCGTTCGCGACACGCCGGTCGGTCGGGCGCATCAGCGCATCCGCTTGACGGTCAGCATTGGCATCGCCGCGGCAGCGCCCGGCGACACGATCATGGACGTGATGATCCGCGCGGATCTGGCACTCTACGATTCCAAGGCCGATGGCCGTGATCGCTGCTCGATCGCCAGGCAGCGCCATATCGATGCCAGCGCCCGCGCGCTTGCGGCCGCCGCGGCGCAACTGCGACAAGCCGACGCCTCCCACCAGGATCAGTTGCGCCACACCGCCTGAGGGGCCGAAGCAACAGGGACCCTTGGCGTCTTGCATTGCCGACGCCACCACCTATGTGAACGGTGCTGCCGACTGCATGTCTCCTTGAAGCGACCTCGATTTAAGGACAAAGACATGCAGCAAATCAAAGTGCTACAGCAACCTTTGCGCGTCTGACAAGACGCGCGGCGCTGTAATGGAGGATACCCATGTCCCGCCGCACCCGCTCCTTGCTTCTCGCCACCTTGCTGGCCCTGACCGCCGCGGCCACCTCGCCGGCTCGCGCCGAGACGGTCGGCAAAGTCGGCGTCGACTGGCTCGGCAATGACATCAAGATCGATGCCGTGCGCGATCCGAAGGTGAACGGCGTCACCTGCCACGTCACCTATTTCGACCGCAGCGTCATCGATCGCCTGAAGAACGGCAACTGGTTCGAGGACCCGTCGAACAATTCGATCGCCTGCCGCCAGACCGGGCCGATTACCATCGGCGATATCGATCTGTCGAACGAGGGAGAGGAAGTCTTCCGCTCCGGCCTGTCGCTGATCTGGAAGGATCTGCTCGTGACCCGCATCTACGACAAGGCGAACGACACTTTGATCTATCTTGCGCATTCGCGCCAATTGACCGACGGTTCTGCCAAGATGTCGATCACGACCGTTCCGCTTTTCGGCCAAACGGTCACTTGGGAGAAGGGCCATCCCCAGTAAAGCCCTGACAAGGCATTGCCGCCGCAATCGATTGCGGCGGCAATGTATGCCCTTCAAAGCGAAACTTCACCCGGTCAGGAGACCAATGCGCTCCAGCGTCAGGGTGTCGGGGGAATGATGCCGCGATAGTATTGGCCCTCGCCTCCCTCGTATCTTTCCCTATAGGTAGCACCTCCCGAAGGGTAAACACGCTGGCCGTCAATGCTACCCGTGGGCATGACGTCGACGTTCGACGGGGCAGCCGCGCGAGGCATCAGTGTGCGCGTCGTGTTCTGCGTTCCCGGAGGATTATGCGGGTCTATGCCTTGGTAATAACTGTCCGCAAAGGCCGGTGCAGCAACACCAGCTAGCGCGGACGAGAGGACGAATGCGGCGAATGACGTTTTTAGGGAAACTCTCATGACGTTAGCTCCTATCTCCGTTCAGCATCCTCGCCTCCCGACGGATGCAAAGTGGCAGCATACGGCCTCCTAACGAATGCTGCAGTTCCCAGCATAACACCTTTCGGAGCCATGGCTTCCCCGGCACAGTCAATGTTTCGTCACGTTTGCTCCTGCAACCGTGAAGCAGATTAAGCAACTTTAACTTGACGCCGCGGGCAGCCAACCTGTGCTGCGGAGTGGCCAGCGCGCTTTGTCCCGGCCTTCAGTCCCTCAGGGCACCGGGGCCGGCGGGATGATGCCCTGATAATAGTCGCCCTGGCCGCCACCCTGATACTCGTTCTCGTAGCGCTCGCGGACCTGGGAGGGCGATCCGCCATAGGTGCGCATCGGCACAGCCGGCACGGGCGCGACATAGATGCTACCGGTCGGGGCTGGGTCCACGTAAATGCTGCCGGTTGGCGCCGGATCGACATAGACGGTGCGGTCGGCATAGGACGGGCTCTGGACCATCGGGACCCACATCGATCCTCTGTTCTGGGTCCCCGGCGGATGATGCGGGTCGATGCCCTGGTAAAAGCCGTTCGCGAAGGACGGTACGGCGGCTCCGGCAAGAGCGGATGAGAGGACAAATGCGGCGAATGATGCTTTCAGGGAAACTCGCATGGCGTTGCTCCTGTGTCCGTACAGCATCCTTCAGCGAATGCTGCGACTATCAGAAAAGACTCCTCACCAATGCTGCACTCCCATAACTCGGTTCCCGTGCAGGGTGTTCCTTGCGCGCGGTCGACAACCATCGTGTCTGCGCATTCCGCTGTGGTCGGGATCGCACAGCGAACGCGGATCCGCTGCTGCCTTAAATCGTAGCCGATCTAGGGATAAAGCATGCATTGGATCACGATGATTTTAGGTCGGATCGACCTAAAATCATCGTGATCGATTCTGATGCGGGATGCAGGCGGAAAACCGCACACACTTTTCCTCATCCCGCTCTAAACGCAAGAGGGCCCGATCGCGCGGGCCCTTCAAGCATCGAAGATGACTACCGTTTAAGGCTATGCGGCCTGAGCGAGTTCGTCGGCGATGACGGTATCGAGGTTGAGGAAGCAGACCATCGACTTCTCGAGCGCGACGATGCCGCGGCAGAAGGCACGCTGGGCTTCCGGAATGATCTCCGGCGCCGGCTGCAGGTCTTCGCTGCGGATCGTCATCATGTCGGAAACCTGCTCGACCAGCAGGCCGACAAGTTTGCCGGCGATGTCGGTGACGATGATCGCCGAACGCTCCGACGGCTCGGTCATCTTCATGCCGAGCCGGCATGCCATGTCGATGACGGGGATCACCGCGCCGCGCAGGTTGATGAGACCGAGGACATAGGGGGGCGTATGCGGCATCGGCGTCACCGGTGCCCAGCCGCGAATTTCGCGGATCGCCATGATGTCGATGCAGAATTCCTGGTCTCCGAGATGGAAGGAGACGATTTCGAGATAGGCGCCGGACTGCTTGATTGCGTTGCTCATGATCAGAATTCTTCCCAGTTGTCACCGGAGGCCGTGACGGAGGGCACGGCGGCCGATGTGTTGCCGAAAGCGCCCGCCAGCTTGCCCATGAGAGCTTTGGCGGGAGATGGAGCCGGACGGGCGGATGCCTCTGCAGCCGCCGGCTGACGAAGCGCTAAGGGCTTTGCAGCCATCATTTTGCTTGCGCCGGCCGGCGTGTTGGACCTTGCCGCGCTTGTCGTGCTCGACGGCTTCGCGGCCGGAGCGGCGGCCCGCATCGCCGTCTCGCTGATCTGCCCATTGCGGAATTGGCTGAGCAGTTCGCTGAGCTTCTCGGCATCCTGAGCGAGCGTGTGGCTCGCCGCATTGGTCTCTTCGACCATGGCGGCGTTCTGCTGCGTCATCTGGTCGAGCTGGCTGACCGCGGTATTGATCTCGTTGAGCCCGGT
This DNA window, taken from Sinorhizobium fredii NGR234, encodes the following:
- a CDS encoding CreA family protein, giving the protein MSRRTRSLLLATLLALTAAATSPARAETVGKVGVDWLGNDIKIDAVRDPKVNGVTCHVTYFDRSVIDRLKNGNWFEDPSNNSIACRQTGPITIGDIDLSNEGEEVFRSGLSLIWKDLLVTRIYDKANDTLIYLAHSRQLTDGSAKMSITTVPLFGQTVTWEKGHPQ
- a CDS encoding chemotaxis protein CheW codes for the protein MSNAIKQSGAYLEIVSFHLGDQEFCIDIMAIREIRGWAPVTPMPHTPPYVLGLINLRGAVIPVIDMACRLGMKMTEPSERSAIIVTDIAGKLVGLLVEQVSDMMTIRSEDLQPAPEIIPEAQRAFCRGIVALEKSMVCFLNLDTVIADELAQAA
- a CDS encoding GGDEF domain-containing protein, with protein sequence MSIFPAISVIAQLALLSALLRLRSSETAARDFSIACALSAIATLLLMASTSFSMPIVAMPGYAAMIAAFFGFLIGLRRLLASSVPIGVCAALALAAAAAGLLIDPGGQGSLAGRLIVIAGCGAALLAVIGLPILERRANDKRAIRTGAIGLLTVAFTGLVHALGFAPQTSLGLSASPASLIFDFSLVFLQLFFLPALFVAVILTIENRVIANLRTLLARDPLTGALSRRALIEDGERTIADCLAHHRPAAFLQLDLDYFKQINDHYGHACGDMALAHFVATVSAFLDGRGIFGRIGGEEFGIVLPDHTEEQAAAVAEAICRAVRDTPVGRAHQRIRLTVSIGIAAAAPGDTIMDVMIRADLALYDSKADGRDRCSIARQRHIDASARALAAAAAQLRQADASHQDQLRHTA